The following proteins are encoded in a genomic region of Dyadobacter sp. UC 10:
- a CDS encoding LytR/AlgR family response regulator transcription factor produces MTSEGAKILIVEDNPLMARQLEAELNGKGFLVTGIARNLTDAVSTMKAQMCDLALIDMKLDGPEDGIATAQELLRIKWIPIIYITGEDSYEEIAERSQSTFPAAFLEKPIRPSELIVQINLALHNFQAGNLPATKTTQSDHIVFFTDKEHIQVRQSSIVFIEADGPYAKIYITEEEFKRLYPEKTYNYIYVSPNIGRIYSELKSYFYKLSRKHIINLDHISRLSANQIIAGIHKIPIPEGRRHDLIAKLNVVKSR; encoded by the coding sequence ATGACGTCCGAAGGTGCTAAGATTTTAATAGTGGAAGACAATCCGTTGATGGCCAGGCAGCTTGAAGCAGAGCTCAATGGAAAAGGGTTTTTAGTCACGGGGATTGCCCGAAATCTTACCGATGCCGTATCCACCATGAAAGCCCAGATGTGCGACCTGGCGTTGATTGATATGAAACTGGATGGACCGGAGGACGGTATTGCGACTGCACAGGAACTTCTTCGCATCAAGTGGATACCTATTATTTACATTACCGGTGAAGATTCCTATGAAGAGATTGCAGAACGGTCCCAATCTACTTTTCCGGCAGCATTTCTCGAAAAACCGATCCGGCCGAGCGAGCTGATCGTGCAGATCAATCTGGCGCTGCATAATTTTCAGGCTGGTAACCTCCCGGCAACCAAAACGACCCAAAGTGATCATATTGTTTTTTTTACGGACAAAGAACACATTCAGGTACGCCAAAGCAGTATCGTCTTCATCGAAGCCGACGGGCCTTACGCCAAGATCTACATCACAGAGGAGGAATTTAAAAGACTGTATCCCGAAAAAACATACAACTACATTTATGTTTCCCCAAACATCGGGCGCATTTATTCCGAACTGAAAAGCTACTTCTACAAGCTTTCACGCAAACACATTATCAACCTGGATCATATCAGCAGGCTCAGTGCAAATCAGATCATCGCCGGGATTCACAAAATTCCCATCCCCGAAGGCCGCCGGCACGATTTGATCGCCAAATTGAATGTGGTCAAAAGCAGGTAA
- a CDS encoding TonB-dependent receptor domain-containing protein, with translation MKRLLPLIAAFTATSYLSFAQQIKISGLLLDSTATKPVEFATVALLKNGKPIQGVNSDSKGRFIFNKVEKGEYAVQASLLGYVSKTVDKIVAAGEDIEIGIIKLSPTVQNLNEVTVTEQKALFEEKADRMVYNAEKDISIKGGDATDVLKKIPSVAVDIEGNVQLRGSSNIKVLINNKPSSIVARSVSDALKQIPADIIKQVEVITSPSAKYDAEGTAGIINIITKKNTLRGTSGSVSPNFGQWNNWQNASINHRMKAINISANGGFNDWKNKRFMQLRRSFTNGDTLTDQNQPQKITGKGKNFYGTVNVDWDVDSLNRIGAGLNYYNGANTNFFDIEFTESSQDVVGQYFQRDMSRTYDWAGATVNLDYTRLFKKPKKEINLLMMYSFEGEDSDYSSNLLNRENTVYYREKSYNISNNKEGTIQLDFTNPLDSISMLELGSKTIFRQILSDYRISSALEGSTDFKDMPELANIFDYAQQVTSAYVVYTRTPKKRWGINLGARYEHTFIQADFLNGTTSFSNNYGNLIPSVSLSRSIKKDQQLRLSYTQRIQRPQFYYLNPYVNQADSKNQYGGNPYLKPELTHSIEANYSVSIKQTSFNASFFLRQTNNAIESINTVDTSGVLKQIFQNVAQNSAYGLNLSANTKIIKQWSVNGSLNVFYNVLESEELKTRNADWMYRINLNSSIDFGKGIKAQLFGFYNSARVNLQGKYGGFGFYNMVLQKEVLKKKGTIGFGYDNPFNRRIKWRNDFVGPNFVQIQDVAMYRRGWRINLKYEFGQMTSGPRQKKRISNDDKKGGEGNN, from the coding sequence ATGAAAAGACTTTTGCCTTTAATTGCTGCGTTTACAGCAACCAGTTACCTCTCCTTCGCTCAGCAAATCAAGATTTCAGGGCTGCTATTGGATTCTACGGCCACCAAACCGGTTGAATTTGCCACCGTAGCGCTCCTGAAAAACGGCAAGCCCATACAGGGCGTCAATTCCGATTCCAAAGGACGATTTATTTTCAACAAAGTAGAAAAGGGTGAATATGCCGTTCAGGCGTCGTTATTGGGCTACGTTAGCAAAACTGTTGATAAAATCGTGGCCGCTGGCGAAGACATTGAAATAGGTATTATCAAATTGTCCCCAACCGTGCAGAATCTGAATGAAGTGACTGTCACCGAGCAGAAAGCGTTGTTTGAAGAAAAAGCTGACCGAATGGTTTATAATGCTGAAAAAGACATCAGCATCAAGGGCGGCGATGCGACAGATGTACTCAAAAAAATTCCTTCCGTCGCTGTGGATATCGAAGGAAATGTTCAATTGCGCGGCAGCTCTAATATCAAGGTATTGATTAATAACAAACCGTCGAGCATTGTGGCGCGCAGCGTTTCAGATGCGTTGAAGCAGATTCCGGCGGATATCATTAAACAAGTGGAAGTAATTACTTCACCATCGGCCAAATATGACGCTGAAGGCACGGCAGGAATTATTAATATCATTACCAAGAAAAATACGCTGCGCGGCACAAGCGGCTCGGTCAGCCCGAATTTCGGACAATGGAACAACTGGCAAAACGCCAGCATTAACCACCGCATGAAAGCCATCAACATTTCTGCCAACGGCGGATTTAATGATTGGAAAAACAAACGCTTCATGCAGCTCCGCCGCTCATTCACAAACGGCGACACGCTTACCGACCAAAATCAGCCACAAAAGATCACCGGCAAAGGCAAAAATTTTTACGGGACGGTGAATGTGGATTGGGATGTGGACTCACTGAACAGGATCGGTGCCGGTCTCAACTATTACAACGGCGCCAACACCAACTTTTTCGATATTGAATTCACGGAAAGCAGCCAGGATGTAGTCGGACAATATTTTCAGCGGGACATGAGCCGCACTTACGATTGGGCTGGTGCGACAGTGAACCTGGATTATACGCGTTTGTTCAAAAAGCCCAAAAAGGAGATAAACCTGCTGATGATGTATTCCTTTGAAGGCGAGGACAGCGATTACTCGTCCAACCTGCTTAACCGCGAAAACACGGTTTATTACCGTGAAAAAAGCTACAACATCAGCAACAATAAGGAAGGGACCATTCAGTTGGATTTCACCAATCCGCTCGATAGCATCAGCATGCTTGAACTGGGTTCGAAAACGATTTTTCGTCAGATCCTGAGCGATTACCGCATTTCCAGTGCGCTAGAGGGTTCAACGGATTTCAAGGACATGCCCGAGCTGGCCAATATATTTGATTATGCCCAGCAGGTAACATCGGCTTATGTGGTGTATACCCGCACGCCCAAAAAGCGCTGGGGCATTAACCTGGGTGCGCGTTACGAACACACATTTATCCAGGCCGATTTCCTGAACGGTACTACTTCATTTTCAAACAATTACGGCAATCTGATCCCCAGCGTCAGCTTGTCGCGCAGCATAAAGAAAGATCAGCAACTGCGGCTGAGCTATACGCAGCGCATCCAGCGGCCGCAATTTTACTATCTGAACCCATACGTGAACCAGGCCGATTCTAAAAATCAATATGGTGGAAATCCCTATCTCAAACCTGAGCTAACGCACTCTATTGAAGCCAATTACAGTGTTTCTATTAAGCAAACCAGCTTTAACGCCTCGTTCTTTTTGCGCCAGACCAACAATGCGATTGAAAGTATCAACACGGTCGACACCAGCGGTGTGTTGAAACAGATCTTTCAGAATGTTGCCCAAAATTCCGCTTATGGCTTAAACCTGAGCGCTAACACGAAAATTATTAAACAATGGAGCGTAAACGGCTCATTGAATGTGTTTTACAATGTGTTAGAAAGTGAAGAACTGAAAACACGCAATGCAGACTGGATGTATCGGATCAACCTCAACTCCAGCATTGATTTCGGCAAAGGGATCAAGGCGCAGCTTTTCGGGTTCTATAACTCTGCGCGCGTTAACCTGCAGGGAAAATATGGCGGCTTTGGATTTTATAATATGGTGCTGCAAAAAGAAGTGCTAAAAAAGAAAGGCACCATCGGTTTTGGCTATGATAATCCATTTAACAGGAGAATCAAATGGCGAAATGATTTCGTAGGGCCCAATTTTGTTCAGATACAGGATGTGGCCATGTACCGCAGGGGCTGGCGGATCAATCTGAAATACGAATTCGGACAAATGACGAGCGGCCCGCGGCAGAAGAAACGGATCAGTAATGATGATAAAAAAGGCGGCGAGGGCAATAACTAA